CATCGACAATATCCGCGAGGTGCTGGAGAACGCGCAGTACGCGCCGACCATGGGCCGCTTCAAGGTGTACATCATCGACGAAGTGCACATGCTGTCGAAGAGCGCCTTCAACGCCATGCTCAAGACGCTGGAAGAGCCGCCGGCGCACGTCAAATTCATCCTCGCCACCACCGACCCGCAGAAAGTGCCGGTCACGGTGCTGTCGCGCTGCCTGCAGTTCAGCCTGCGCAACATGACGCCGCAGCAGGTGGCCGGCCACCTGGCGCACGTGCTGGATGCCGAGGGCGTGGTGTACGAAACGCCGGCGCTGGCACTGCTGGGCCGCGCCGCCGCCGGCTCCATGCGCGATGCACTGTCGCTGCTGGACCAGGCCATTGCCTACGGCGTGGGCGAAGTGCGCGAAGACGGCGTGCGTGCCATGCTGGGCGCGGTGGACAAGCGTTACCTGTTTGTACTGCTGGACGCGCTGGCCGATGGCGACGGCGCACAGCTGATGGCCGAGGTGGAAACGTTGGCCGCACGCGGCATCGGCTTCGACAACGCGCTGGCCGAGCTGGCCAGCCTGCTGCACCAGCTGGCGCTGGCGCAGACCGTGCCGGATGCCATCGCCTCCGACGAACCGGAGCGCGATGTGCTGTTCGCGCTGGCGCAGCGCATCGGCGCCGAGGACATCCAGCTGTACTACCAGATTGCGCTGCATGGCCGCCGCGACCTGGCGCTGGCGCCGGACGAACATGCCGGCTTCTCCATGACCATGCTGCGCATGCTGGCCTTCCACCCGCTGCACGCTGGTGAAAGCGCCGCGCGACCATTGCCGAGCGCCCGCCCGCAGGGCAGCGCCCCGGCGCCGCAAGCCGCCCCCAGTGTGGCCGCACCGTCGGCCGGCGCCTCGCCGGTGAAGGCGCTGCTGGCACAGATGAGTGGCAAGAGCGAGCGCAGCGTGCCGTCCGCCGACAAGGCGCCGGCAGCCGAACCCGAACCCGAGCCCGCGCGGCCGGCGGCAGCGCCCGCCGCCGAGGTGGCGCGACCGGTAGCGCCGCCACCGCCGCCGTCACCCGCTCCGCGCGCTGCCACCGTAACGCAGGCAGCGCCGCCGGAAGCCCCGCCGCCGTGGGAAGAGCAGCCGGTGGCCGCACCGGTTGCGCAGCCGGTGCGTGCGCCGGAGCGCCCGGTTGCGGCCACGCCGCCCGCCGTTGCGCCTGCCGCGCCGCAGCAGGAGGAGGCCGGGGACGACGAGCGCGAGCCGGAGCCGGAAGAGACGCTGCCCAGCTACCTGATGGACGAGGACGCCGAACTGGCCGCCTACGCCCAGGGTGACGCTGCCGCCGCCAGCGGGTACGATACGCCGCGTTTCGATGGTGACTGGGCTGCGCTGATCGGCACGCTCAGCGCCAGGATGGGCACCGCGCGCATGCTGGCGCAGAATGCGGTTCTTAAGTCCTGGAATGAGCAGATATTTGAACTGGCGGTGCCGGAGGCCTTCCGTAACCTGGCCGGCCCCGATTATCAGAACAAGCTGAAGGCGGTGTTGTCCGCCCACCTCGGCCGCGAGGTGCAGCTGCGTGTCAGCGTCGAAACGCTGGACATGGAAACCCCGGCGATGCGCGATGCGCGTGCGCGGCGCGAACAGCAGGCCGCCGCCCGGCAGTACATGGAAAACGATCCCCTGGTACAACAGCTGGTGCGCGACATGGGCGCCATGCTGTTGGCCGAAACCATACAACCCGTTCAGGAGTAGCACACGATGTTTGGCAAAGCCGGTATCGCGGGCCTGATGAAGCAGGCTCAACAAATGCAGGACAACATGAAAAAGGCACAGGAAGAGCTGGCCAATGTTGACGTGGAAGGCCAGGCCGGCAACGGTCTGGTGAAAGTCACCATGAGCTGCGCGCACGTGGTACGCCGCGTTGCCATCAGCGATGGCCTGCTGGAAGACGCCAAGGAAGACAAGGATATGCTGGAAGACCTGATCGCCGCCGCGTTCAACGACGCCGCGCGCAAGGTCGACGAAACCACCCAGCAGCGCATGGCGGGCTTCAGCGCCGGCATGAACCTGCCGGCCGGGATGAAGTTCCCGTTCTGATCGCCAGACGGCGCGGCCATGGCCCGTTTTGCCCACTTTACCTTGCGCCTGCGCCTGAAGGCACCGGCGCACGAAGTGTGGCAACGGGCCATTTCCGTTTCCGGCATCCGCGACGAGATGTTTCCCTGGCTCAGGATGAGCCTGCCTGCCGGCGTGTTGCCGGCCGAGGCGGACAATCTGCAGCTGGGCCGCTGCTGGCTGTGGCTGTTCGGCTGTCTGCCGGTGGAGTGCGATCGCCTGGGGCTGCAGCGTTTGCGCATGCTGTCGTTTGACGAGCGCTCCAGCATGCTGTCACAGCGCCGGTGGTGGCATCGCCGCCGTGTCGTTCCGCTGGATGCCAGCAGCTGCGAACTGGTCGACCGGGTGGCATTTGTGCCGCGCTGGCGCGGTCTGTTGCCGCTGTCACGGCGGCTGGTGTATTTGATCTTTGTCTGGCGTCATCGCCGCTTGGCCCGCCGTTACGGTCTGGATATCCGTGTATGAAAAACCCTCCCTCGCTAGATCAGCTGATTGCCGCGCTCAAGGTGCTGCCCGGTGTCGGCCCCAAGTCCGCGCAGCGCATGGCCTTTCACCTGCTGCAGAAGGACAGAACAGGTGCCGACCGGCTGGCGCGCGCGCTGGACAGCGCACTGCTCAATCTGCGTCACTGCGAGCGTTGCAATACCTTCAGCGAAGTGCCGCTGTGCAATGTCTGCGCCGACGAGGAGCGTCGCCAGGAGCTGTTGTGCGTAGTGGAAATGCCGGCTGACCTGCTGATGCTGGAGCAGTCGCGCAGCTACGACGGGCTGTACTTCGTGCTGATGGGGCGGCTGTCGCCGATGGATGGCGTCGGCCCGCAGGATCTTGAACTGGACAAGCTGGTGGCACGCGCCAGCGACGGCAAGGTGCAGGAGGTGGTGATTGCCACCAACTTCACCGCCGAAGGCGAGGTGACTGCACACCTGATCGGCGAGATGCTCAAGGCGCAGGGCCTGCGGGTGACGCGCATCGCGCGCGGCATGCCGGTGGGCGGCGAACTGGAACATGTCGACCCGGGTACGCTGGCGCAGGCGATGTATGAACGACGCAGCCTGGACTGATGCGGCCAACGTTGGCCGCATGCCGTTTGCCAGAAAAAACCGCACGTTTCCGTGCGGTTTTTTTGTTTGTTGCGCGCAACTGCACGCTGCATGGCCTTTGCCCACCTTGCGGCCGCTACCTGCGCTACCGGCTTTCCGAGAGCAGACGCTTGCGTTGTGCCGTGTACTGCCACCACGGTTTGGGTTCTCCGCCTGCCATGAAGTCGACTACCGACATCAGCACGTCCAGCACGCAGGGGTCGTGCTTGCTGGCGGTGATGGCGCACAGGCGCTCAAATAGCGCCAACGCATCCTGTCCTATCAGGTCTTCCGGCTTGTTGATTCCCAGCAGGCGAAGATCCGCGGCGCCGGCCGGCCCGATATTGGGCAAGTCGGTAAGGCAGGCGACGCGGTGGCGGACAACCTTGGCGGGATGCATTGGAGTGCCTGCGCTCAACCCAGCAGCTTGTGCAGCGTCTTCTCGTACACCTGCGCCAGCGGTTCGAGGTCGTCCACGCTCACGCACTCATTCAGCTTGTGAATGCTGGCGTTGATCGGGCCGAATTCCACCAGCTCGCGGGCGATGCGCTTGATGAAGCGGCCGTCCGAGGTGCCGCCGGTGGTGGACAGCTGGGTCTCCACGCCGGCCACTTCGTGAATGGCGCTGCCGATGGCGTCGGTGAGGCGGCCCGGCTGGGTGATGAACGGGTTGCCGGACAGCGCCCAGTGCAGCTCGTAGGCCAGGCCGTGGCTGTCCAGGATCTGGTGTACGCGATCCTTCAGCGAGTCGGCGGTGTGCTCGGTGGAGAAGCGGAAGTTGAACTTGATGTCGCAGTGGCCGGGAATCACGTTCACCGCACCGGTGCCGGCGTGGATGTTGGAGACCTGCCAGCTGGTGGGCGGGAAGTGCTCGTTGCCGTTGTCCCATACCTCGGCGGCCAGTGCCGTCAGCGCCGGCGCGGCCAGGTGGATGGGGTTCTTTGCCAGCTGCGGGTAGGCGATGTGGCCCTGGATGCCATGCACGATCAGGTGGCCGGACAGCGAGCCGCGGCGGCCGTTCTTGATGGTGTCGCCGAATACCTGGTCGGAAGTCGGCTCGCCCACGATGCAGTAGTCGATATGCTGGCCGCGTGCTTCCAGCGCGTCCACCACGCGCACGGTGCCGTCGGTGGCCACGCCTTCCTCGTCGGAGGTGATCAGGAAGGCGATGATGCCGTCGTGCTCCGGTTTGGCGGCAACGAAGCGCTCGGTGGCGGTGATGAAGGCGGCCAGCGAGGCTTTCATGTCGGCAGCGCCGCGGCCGAACAGGTGGCCGTTGCGGATGGTGGGGTGGAAGGGGTGGCTCTGCCACTGTTCCACCGGGCCGGTGGGCACCACGTCGGTGTGGCCGGCAAAGCACAGCAGCGGGCCGCTGTGGCCGCGGTGCGCCCAGAAGTTGCTCACGTCGGCAAACGGCATGCGCTCGATGGTGAAGCCCATGTCTTCCAGGCGGGCGATCATCAGCTCCTGGCAGCCCTCGTCACGCGGGGTGATGGAGTCGAGCTGCATCAGCTGCTGGGTCAGTTCCAGGGTTGCGCTCATTTGCCGAAGGCCTCCTGCCAGGTGTCGGCCTTGAAGCCGACGCTGAGCTTGCCGGCGTTATCCAGCACCGGGCGCTTGATGATGGACGGCTTGGCCTGCAACAGGGCGATGGCGCCCTCGTTGCTGTCGGCCTGCGCTTTTTCTGCATCGCTGAGCGCGCGCCAGGTGGTGCCGGCGCGGTTGATCAGCTTGTCCAGGCCGATGCCAGCGATCCAGCGCTGCAGCAGCGCGGCGTCAACGCCCTGTTTCTTGAAGTCGTGGAAGGTGTAGTCCAGGTCTTGCGCGGTCAGCCACTGGCGGGCTTTCTTGACCGTGTCGCAATTGGGAATGCCGTACAGGGTAATCATGGGTGTGTGGTGCCTATTGCTGTCGGTACGGGCGCCAGGCCGGCGCCGCGGCGGAAACTGCCGGCCATTGTCCCGAAACATGGCGGCGGCTGCAATCGGCAGCCGCTGCGGCCAGGGGTGGCCGCAAGCGGAGATGGGGAGTGGCTAGTGCTCCAGGGTGAAGCCGGAAAAACTGGCCTGGTTGTCGCTGTCACCGGGGCTGGCGGTCTTGCTGGCGCTTTCGTGGTTGATCAGCCAGTACAGGTTGGTTGGCGAGTCGGCGTACTGCATGGCGGTATCCAGGCTGATGTAGCCGGCCTTGTACAGGCGGAACAGCGATTGCTCAAAGGTCTGCGAGCCGTCGCTCATGCTGGCCTCGATCGCTTCCTTGATCTTGCCGATCTCGCCGTTGCGAATCAGCTCGGCAATGTGCGGCGTGTTGATCAGCAGTTCCATCGCCGGGCGGCGCTTGCCGTCGAGCGTGGGTACCAGGCGTTGCGACAGCACGGCTTTCAGCGTTTCCGACAGGTCCATCAGCAGTGCGGTGCGGTTTTCCAGCGGGAAGAAGCTGATGATGCGGTTCAGCGTGTGGTAGCTGTTGTTGCCGTGCAGGGTGGAAATGCACAGGTGGCCGGATTGCGCGTAGTTGATGGCGTAGGTCAGGGTTTCCGCGTCGCGGATCTCGCCGATCATCAGCACGTCCGGCGCCTCGCGCATGGCGTTCTTCAGCGCATTGCCGTAGCTCAGGGTGTCGATGCCGATTTCGCGCTGGTTGACCATGCTCTTCTTGTGTTCGAACACGAATTCGATCGGGTCCTCCACGGTAAGGATGTGGCCGCTCTGGTTGCGGTTGCGGTGGTCGAGCATGGCGGCCACGGTGGAGCTTTTGCCGGAGCCGGTGGCGCCCACCACGAATACCAGACCGCGCTTGAGCTGTACCAGCTCCTGCAGGCTGGTGGGCAGGTGCAGGTGTTCCAGGCTGGGAATCACCGGCGCGATGAAGCGGATCACCAGCGCCACGTCGCCGCGCTGGCGGAAGATGTTCACCCGGTAGTTGCCCAGCTCTTCCACCTGGCGACCGAAGTTCATTTCCAGATTGGCTTCGAACTCGGTGATTTCTTCCTCGCTCATCAGGCTGTAGGCCAGCCGCTTGACCTGCTCGCCGGTGAACGGTTTGTCGTTGACCGGCATGATGGTGCCTTCGATCTTGATCTGCGGCGCCATGTCGGCGGTAAAGAACAGGTCGCTGGCCCGCTTGTCCGCCATCAGCTTGAAGAAGGGGTGCATCAACATGGGTTCGGTCCCGACTTTGAAGAAGTAGTGCTAAGTCTAGTCCGAAGTAATGACAGCTTGAAATGCTTTCTGCGTAATGCGGCCAACAAAAAAGGCCGGGGGAACCCCGGCCGTTGTGCTGTTTGCCTGGCGAGCTTAGCCCGGCATGTTGAAGCCCTGGATGTCGGCAGCCTTCACCAGGGTGTTCAGGTAGTCGTGCATGGCCTGGCGGGCAGCCATTTCGTTCAGGTACTGCTGCAGGCGCGGCTTCACTTCTTCCAGGCTGATCTGGCCACCTTCGCTGCGGCCGGTTACCTGGATGATGTGGTAGCCGAACTGGGTTTCCACCAGGTTCGGGGTGATGTTGCCGGCGTCGGTGCCGAATACCGCCTGTTCGAATTCCGGCACCATCTGGCCGCGACCGAACTGGCCCAGGGCGCCGCCCTGCTGGCTGGACGGGCAGGCGGAATGTTCACGGGCCAGGTCGGCGAAGCGCGCCGGGTTGGCCTGCACTTCGGCCAGTACGCCTTCGGCTTTGGCGCGAGTCAGCGATTTGGCCAGCTCGTCGCCGCCTTCGGTCTTGAACAGGATATGGCTGGCGGCGGCGCTGTCACCCTGGCGGAAGTATTCCGGGTGAGCGGTGTAGTAGGCCTCGCAGGCGGCTTCGTCCACCGGTGCGAATTGCAGTTCCTTGTCCAGCAGCGCGCCGATGGCTTCGCCTTCGTTGGCATTGTCGTAGCCGCTGGCACGGGCCTTTTCCAGCAGCAGACGATGCAGCACCAGTTGCTGGATGGCTGCGTCACGCGGATTCGGCGTATCTTCGTGGCTCGGCAGCTCGGCTTGCACCATGGCTTCGGTAATTTCAACACCGTTGACGGTAATGGACATGAAAGTTTCCTGTGGTAAAGGTTGCGTCTTGCGTTTGGTAGCAAGCGATAAGGCGCCAGCTGCCTAACTTGGGGCAGGGTGGCGAATATCAAGCACCGCTGCGCGGAAAACATCAAACATGACAACGGCTTTTGCCCTGTGGCGCCATTCCTGTTACCGTGCGCCAGCCCTCGCCAAAGGGGCGGGGTAAACCTTGCTGTTTGCCGGCAGGCTTGTCGCCGGCGTGGTGCCGTATGCCGGCGTTGGCCGGCGGGCGGCCGGAAGAGGATGTCATGCTGCCGATTCGAACTGCACGCCTGATCCTGCGCGAGTTCACCCTGCAGGATACCGACGTGGTGCTGGGGGTGCTGACCGACCCGGATTTTATCCGCTACGTTGCCGACCGCGGCATTCGCAGCCAGGAACAGGCCATTGCCTACCTGCACGATGGCCCGCTGGCCAGCTATGCCCGCTACGGGCACGGGCTGTGGTGTGTGGCGCGGCAGGAGGACGGCGTGGCGCTGGGCATGTGCGGGCTGATCCGCCGCGACAATATGCCGCACGTGGATCTGGGCTATGCCTTGCTGCCGCATGCCCGTGGCAGCGGCTATGCCCGCGAGGCGGCCGAGGCCTGCCTGGTGTACGGGCGCGAGGAATTGCAGCTGTCGCCCATCGTTGCCTACATCCACCCGGACAACCGCGCGTCTGCCGCGGTGCTGGAGGCGGTGGGCATGCGCTTTCAGGGCATGGTGGTCTTTCCGGGTGTGAGCGGGGATACCGCCTTGTACGAATGAGCGGCGCGCACTGCGCGCGCCGGTTTCGCTGGGCCTTAAATGAGCAAAAGCTCTACGGCAGACGGATTGCCGTATAATGCCGCCCAGTCTTACGGAGAGTGTTGTTAGAAATGAAATGTGTTGATGATTTCCGCCTGCGCCTGGGCGAGCACGAGCTGGTGCCGATCATGCAGGGTGGCATGGGCGTTGATATTTCCACCGCCTCGCTGGCGCTGGAAGTGGCCCGCCTGGGTGGTATCGGCCATATCTCGGATGCGATGGTGCCCACCGTGGCCGACCGCCGCTTCAATACCAAGTACGTCAAGAACAAGCTCAAACAGTACAAGTTCAACGTCGAGAACACCGACAAGTCGGTGGTG
This Vogesella sp. LIG4 DNA region includes the following protein-coding sequences:
- the dnaX gene encoding DNA polymerase III subunit gamma/tau, translated to MTYQVLARKWRPKRFADLVGQEHVVRALSNALRESRLHHAYLLTGTRGVGKTTIARILAKSLNCETGTGAEPCGECQACRQIDSGRYVDLLEIDAASNTGIDNIREVLENAQYAPTMGRFKVYIIDEVHMLSKSAFNAMLKTLEEPPAHVKFILATTDPQKVPVTVLSRCLQFSLRNMTPQQVAGHLAHVLDAEGVVYETPALALLGRAAAGSMRDALSLLDQAIAYGVGEVREDGVRAMLGAVDKRYLFVLLDALADGDGAQLMAEVETLAARGIGFDNALAELASLLHQLALAQTVPDAIASDEPERDVLFALAQRIGAEDIQLYYQIALHGRRDLALAPDEHAGFSMTMLRMLAFHPLHAGESAARPLPSARPQGSAPAPQAAPSVAAPSAGASPVKALLAQMSGKSERSVPSADKAPAAEPEPEPARPAAAPAAEVARPVAPPPPPSPAPRAATVTQAAPPEAPPPWEEQPVAAPVAQPVRAPERPVAATPPAVAPAAPQQEEAGDDEREPEPEETLPSYLMDEDAELAAYAQGDAAAASGYDTPRFDGDWAALIGTLSARMGTARMLAQNAVLKSWNEQIFELAVPEAFRNLAGPDYQNKLKAVLSAHLGREVQLRVSVETLDMETPAMRDARARREQQAAARQYMENDPLVQQLVRDMGAMLLAETIQPVQE
- a CDS encoding YbaB/EbfC family nucleoid-associated protein; this translates as MFGKAGIAGLMKQAQQMQDNMKKAQEELANVDVEGQAGNGLVKVTMSCAHVVRRVAISDGLLEDAKEDKDMLEDLIAAAFNDAARKVDETTQQRMAGFSAGMNLPAGMKFPF
- the recR gene encoding recombination mediator RecR encodes the protein MKNPPSLDQLIAALKVLPGVGPKSAQRMAFHLLQKDRTGADRLARALDSALLNLRHCERCNTFSEVPLCNVCADEERRQELLCVVEMPADLLMLEQSRSYDGLYFVLMGRLSPMDGVGPQDLELDKLVARASDGKVQEVVIATNFTAEGEVTAHLIGEMLKAQGLRVTRIARGMPVGGELEHVDPGTLAQAMYERRSLD
- a CDS encoding helix-hairpin-helix domain-containing protein; translation: MHPAKVVRHRVACLTDLPNIGPAGAADLRLLGINKPEDLIGQDALALFERLCAITASKHDPCVLDVLMSVVDFMAGGEPKPWWQYTAQRKRLLSESR
- the dapE gene encoding succinyl-diaminopimelate desuccinylase, producing the protein MSATLELTQQLMQLDSITPRDEGCQELMIARLEDMGFTIERMPFADVSNFWAHRGHSGPLLCFAGHTDVVPTGPVEQWQSHPFHPTIRNGHLFGRGAADMKASLAAFITATERFVAAKPEHDGIIAFLITSDEEGVATDGTVRVVDALEARGQHIDYCIVGEPTSDQVFGDTIKNGRRGSLSGHLIVHGIQGHIAYPQLAKNPIHLAAPALTALAAEVWDNGNEHFPPTSWQVSNIHAGTGAVNVIPGHCDIKFNFRFSTEHTADSLKDRVHQILDSHGLAYELHWALSGNPFITQPGRLTDAIGSAIHEVAGVETQLSTTGGTSDGRFIKRIARELVEFGPINASIHKLNECVSVDDLEPLAQVYEKTLHKLLG
- a CDS encoding ArsC family reductase, whose protein sequence is MITLYGIPNCDTVKKARQWLTAQDLDYTFHDFKKQGVDAALLQRWIAGIGLDKLINRAGTTWRALSDAEKAQADSNEGAIALLQAKPSIIKRPVLDNAGKLSVGFKADTWQEAFGK
- a CDS encoding PilT/PilU family type 4a pilus ATPase → MLMHPFFKLMADKRASDLFFTADMAPQIKIEGTIMPVNDKPFTGEQVKRLAYSLMSEEEITEFEANLEMNFGRQVEELGNYRVNIFRQRGDVALVIRFIAPVIPSLEHLHLPTSLQELVQLKRGLVFVVGATGSGKSSTVAAMLDHRNRNQSGHILTVEDPIEFVFEHKKSMVNQREIGIDTLSYGNALKNAMREAPDVLMIGEIRDAETLTYAINYAQSGHLCISTLHGNNSYHTLNRIISFFPLENRTALLMDLSETLKAVLSQRLVPTLDGKRRPAMELLINTPHIAELIRNGEIGKIKEAIEASMSDGSQTFEQSLFRLYKAGYISLDTAMQYADSPTNLYWLINHESASKTASPGDSDNQASFSGFTLEH
- a CDS encoding peptidylprolyl isomerase, coding for MSITVNGVEITEAMVQAELPSHEDTPNPRDAAIQQLVLHRLLLEKARASGYDNANEGEAIGALLDKELQFAPVDEAACEAYYTAHPEYFRQGDSAAASHILFKTEGGDELAKSLTRAKAEGVLAEVQANPARFADLAREHSACPSSQQGGALGQFGRGQMVPEFEQAVFGTDAGNITPNLVETQFGYHIIQVTGRSEGGQISLEEVKPRLQQYLNEMAARQAMHDYLNTLVKAADIQGFNMPG
- a CDS encoding GNAT family N-acetyltransferase gives rise to the protein MLPIRTARLILREFTLQDTDVVLGVLTDPDFIRYVADRGIRSQEQAIAYLHDGPLASYARYGHGLWCVARQEDGVALGMCGLIRRDNMPHVDLGYALLPHARGSGYAREAAEACLVYGREELQLSPIVAYIHPDNRASAAVLEAVGMRFQGMVVFPGVSGDTALYE